A window of the Bactrocera neohumeralis isolate Rockhampton unplaced genomic scaffold, APGP_CSIRO_Bneo_wtdbg2-racon-allhic-juicebox.fasta_v2 cluster09, whole genome shotgun sequence genome harbors these coding sequences:
- the LOC126764606 gene encoding uncharacterized protein LOC126764606, whose amino-acid sequence MQGENVPSKKGPSVQTGIDRYINVKRKLSPIKTAVNTKKFQANTPNTKKPEILNGNRFASISKELNDEAKGTTTVVNAKPPPIYLRERSSNALVSKMSNIIGTNSFHIVPLKKGNIDETKIQTYTEKSFMEIVKFLSNNNKNYYSYQLKSSKGLVVVIKGIESSVDSNDVREALEEGGFSIKSVFCVITQR is encoded by the exons atgcaaggtgagaatgtaccaagcaaaaaagggccatcagttcagactggtattgatcgctacattaatgtaaaaaggaaattgagtCCTATTAAAacagcggtcaataccaaaaaatttcaagcaaacacgccaaacaccaaaaagccagaaattcttaatggcaacagatttgcctcaATAAGCAAAGAGCTTAACGACGAagcaaagggtaccaccacggtcgtgaatgccaaaccccctccaatctatttgcgtgagcgtagctCAAATGCGCTTGTTTCAAAAATGAGCAATATAATAGGCACAAACAGTTTCCACATTGTGCccttgaaaaaaggtaacatagatgaaacaaaaattcaaacatacactgaaaaaagtttcatggaaattgtaaaattcctatcaaataataacaagaattactactcttaccaactgaagagctcaaaaggcctagttgttgtcataaaaggtatagagtcttcggtagactctaacgaCGTTAGAGAAGCACTAGAAGAAGgtggttttagcattaaatcagta ttttgtgttataacacaacgGTAA
- the LOC126764494 gene encoding uncharacterized protein LOC126764494 isoform X3 gives MSANKSYTYNSQEPIAQTNTDGVHLQFETSINQNGNNHTIVEEAGTINSYTLDPTFLEAIQSTIDAAVSKSMGRIVEEVRSLQRDIAELRNSRDNVPSKKIMPAEPLNTVEQFMELESLLQKDEEYAKFKSELMQNIKYTGAKFVRTAWRSLVSDECAQHFAWSGTSDKKPMSSYMK, from the exons ATGTCCGCCAATAAATCATACACATACAACTCCCAAGAACCAATAGCCCAAACAAATACCGATGGAGTGCATTTGCAATTTGAAACATCCATCAACCAAAACGGAAATAACCACACCATAGTCGAAGAAGCAGGAACAATTAATAGCTATACACTGGATCCCACATTTTTAGAAG CAATTCAAAGCACCATTGATGCAGCTGTATCAAAATCTATGGGAAGAATCGTCGAGGAGGTAAGAAGCTTGCAGCGAGATATCGCAGAGTTGAGGAATAGCAGAGACAATGTTCCATCAAAAAAGATTATGCCAGCGGAACCTTTAAACACAGTGGAGCAATTTATGGAATTGGAGAGTTTACTCCAGAAGGATGAAGAATATGCTaaattt aaatcggaacttatgcaaaatattaaatacacagGAGCGAAATTCGTCAGAACAGCTTGGCGCTCATTGGTATCCGATGAATGTGCTCAACATTTTGCTTGGAGTGGAACGTCAGACAAAAAACCT atgTCTTCTTACATGAAGTGA
- the LOC126764494 gene encoding uncharacterized protein LOC126764494 isoform X2: protein MSANKSYTYNSQEPIAQTNTDGVHLQFETSINQNGNNHTIVEEAGTINSYTLDPTFLEAIQSTIDAAVSKSMGRIVEEVRSLQRDIAELRNSRDNVPSKKIMPAEPLNTVEQFMELESLLQKDEEYAKFKSELMQNIKYTGAKFVRTAWRSLVSDECAQHFAWSGTSDKKPVRVLKMSSYMK, encoded by the exons ATGTCCGCCAATAAATCATACACATACAACTCCCAAGAACCAATAGCCCAAACAAATACCGATGGAGTGCATTTGCAATTTGAAACATCCATCAACCAAAACGGAAATAACCACACCATAGTCGAAGAAGCAGGAACAATTAATAGCTATACACTGGATCCCACATTTTTAGAAG CAATTCAAAGCACCATTGATGCAGCTGTATCAAAATCTATGGGAAGAATCGTCGAGGAGGTAAGAAGCTTGCAGCGAGATATCGCAGAGTTGAGGAATAGCAGAGACAATGTTCCATCAAAAAAGATTATGCCAGCGGAACCTTTAAACACAGTGGAGCAATTTATGGAATTGGAGAGTTTACTCCAGAAGGATGAAGAATATGCTaaattt aaatcggaacttatgcaaaatattaaatacacagGAGCGAAATTCGTCAGAACAGCTTGGCGCTCATTGGTATCCGATGAATGTGCTCAACATTTTGCTTGGAGTGGAACGTCAGACAAAAAACCTGTCCGCGTCTTAAAA atgTCTTCTTACATGAAGTGA
- the LOC126764494 gene encoding uncharacterized protein LOC126764494 isoform X1, with protein MSANKSYTYNSQEPIAQTNTDGVHLQFETSINQNGNNHTIVEEAGTINSYTLDPTFLEAIQSTIDAAVSKSMGRIVEEVRSLQRDIAELRNSRDNVPSKKIMPAEPLNTVEQFMELESLLQKDEEYAKFKSELMQNIKYTGAKFVRTAWRSLVSDECAQHFAWSGTSDKKPVRVLKVSMAIRDVFLHEVKGNDTEYISGTKTIFQFAKNRQKRKHQNAAN; from the exons ATGTCCGCCAATAAATCATACACATACAACTCCCAAGAACCAATAGCCCAAACAAATACCGATGGAGTGCATTTGCAATTTGAAACATCCATCAACCAAAACGGAAATAACCACACCATAGTCGAAGAAGCAGGAACAATTAATAGCTATACACTGGATCCCACATTTTTAGAAG CAATTCAAAGCACCATTGATGCAGCTGTATCAAAATCTATGGGAAGAATCGTCGAGGAGGTAAGAAGCTTGCAGCGAGATATCGCAGAGTTGAGGAATAGCAGAGACAATGTTCCATCAAAAAAGATTATGCCAGCGGAACCTTTAAACACAGTGGAGCAATTTATGGAATTGGAGAGTTTACTCCAGAAGGATGAAGAATATGCTaaattt aaatcggaacttatgcaaaatattaaatacacagGAGCGAAATTCGTCAGAACAGCTTGGCGCTCATTGGTATCCGATGAATGTGCTCAACATTTTGCTTGGAGTGGAACGTCAGACAAAAAACCTGTCCGCGTCTTAAAAGTATCTATGGCTATCCGAG atgTCTTCTTACATGAAGTGAAGGGCAATGACACTGAATATATAAGTGGCACCAAGACGATTTTTCAGTTTgccaaaaatagacaaaaacgGAAGCACCAAAATGcagcaaattaa